A DNA window from Helianthus annuus cultivar XRQ/B chromosome 15, HanXRQr2.0-SUNRISE, whole genome shotgun sequence contains the following coding sequences:
- the LOC110913857 gene encoding cysteine-rich repeat secretory protein 38-like: MEMKSIALFLFIVQAILNIVILSEPFYADIFRCKKDSGSFLPNSTYENELLTAFKTLSTFVRLGTDSARTGQIYATSVCAGYLKIEACKSCVNNIIPLLLKSCPKIKQAFAWRSKCMVQYGPVRNVIAYDSWFFAHETSNIKVKDLGGLEKTMITLVEKLSEQAAYVDRNTKYAYGTMPYGSRQIHGYAMYY, encoded by the coding sequence ATGGAGATGAAATCGATAGctttatttttgtttattgttCAGGCAATCCTTAATATTGTTATCTTGAGTGAGCCATTCTATGCCGACATTTTCCGATGCAAAAAAGACTCTGGAAGCTTTCTACCCAACAGCACCTACGAGAATGAATTGTTGACTGCATTCAAGACACTAAGTACATTCGTAAGATTGGGCACCGATAGTGCAAGAACTGGACAGATTTATGCCACAAGTGTTTGTGCAGGCTATTTAAAAATCGAAGCTTGCAAGTCTTGCGTAAACAACATAATTCCACTTCTTCTAAAGAGCTGCCCAAAGATAAAACAAGCTTTCGCATGGAGGAGCAAATGCATGGTACAATATGGTCCCGTAAGAAATGTAATTGCATATGATTCTTGGTTTTTTGCCCATGAAACTAGTAATATTAAAGTGAAGGATCTTGGAGGGCTGGAGAAAACCATGATAACACTAGTGGAAAAGTTATCGGAACAGGCAGCCTATGTTGATAGAAATACTAAATACGCTTATGGGACTATGCCTTATGGCTCACGTCAAATTCATGGTTATGCAATGTACTACTGA